The following coding sequences are from one Bradyrhizobium sp. WSM471 window:
- a CDS encoding 23S rRNA (adenine(2030)-N(6))-methyltransferase RlmJ, translating to MNYRHAFHAGSFADVIKHIVLARIITYLQDKPGAFRVIDTHAGAGLYDLESDEARRGGEWLTGIARLMQARLSNDAMALTKPYLDIVRAFNPKGELKAYPGSPLIARGLLRPQDRLLLCELEPKARKALIGVLRRDEQARVVDLDGWMALPAFVPPKERRGLVLIDPPFEAKDEFEKLGEAFSAAFAKWPTGIYVIWYPAKSRRATDTLVQSVARLAAAAKPPGKCLRLEFSVAPQADGAALTSSGLLIVNPPYTLQGELKTILPELEMPLGQGGAARFRLEVPRP from the coding sequence ATGAATTACCGCCACGCCTTCCATGCCGGCAGCTTCGCCGATGTCATCAAGCACATCGTGCTGGCGCGCATCATCACCTATCTCCAGGACAAGCCGGGCGCGTTCCGCGTCATCGACACCCATGCCGGCGCCGGCCTCTACGATCTCGAAAGCGACGAGGCGCGCCGCGGCGGCGAGTGGCTGACGGGCATTGCGCGGCTGATGCAGGCGCGGCTGTCGAACGACGCCATGGCGCTGACCAAGCCCTATCTCGACATCGTCCGCGCCTTCAATCCGAAAGGCGAGCTCAAGGCCTATCCGGGCTCGCCGCTGATCGCGCGCGGCCTGCTCAGGCCGCAGGACCGCCTCTTGCTCTGCGAGCTCGAGCCGAAGGCGCGCAAGGCGCTGATCGGCGTGCTGCGCCGCGACGAACAGGCCCGCGTGGTCGACCTCGACGGCTGGATGGCGCTGCCGGCTTTCGTGCCGCCGAAGGAACGGCGTGGGCTCGTGCTGATCGACCCGCCGTTCGAGGCCAAGGACGAGTTCGAAAAGCTCGGCGAGGCCTTCTCGGCGGCTTTCGCGAAATGGCCGACCGGTATCTATGTAATCTGGTATCCCGCCAAGAGCCGGCGCGCCACCGACACGCTGGTGCAATCAGTGGCGCGGCTCGCAGCCGCAGCAAAACCGCCAGGAAAATGCCTGCGCCTCGAATTCAGCGTGGCGCCGCAAGCCGACGGCGCAGCCCTCACGTCCAGCGGGCTCTTGATCGTCAATCCTCCTTACACGCTGCAGGGCGAACTCAAGACGATCCTGCCGGAGCTGGAAATGCCGCTCGGCCAGGGTGGCGCTGCCAGATTCCGATTAGAGGTGCCGAGACCGTAA
- a CDS encoding DUF3617 family protein, which yields MTRKLALLGSALCLVLSAGSARADDLPVRKAGLWELKMIRTGTPVPEMTMQHCTDETVDKEMNNNVSPMAKQICAKQDIKKTATGYVSDSECNVAGISTTSHAEITGDFNSAYTVKTSSHAQGGAAGTAGRDTSMQLEAKWLGACKPDQKPGDIVMPGGFKMNVRDMDKLKALLPK from the coding sequence ATGACGCGCAAACTCGCTTTGCTCGGCTCCGCCCTTTGCCTCGTCTTGTCGGCAGGCAGCGCCCGGGCTGACGACCTGCCGGTGCGCAAGGCGGGCCTGTGGGAATTGAAGATGATCAGGACCGGCACGCCGGTGCCCGAGATGACCATGCAGCACTGCACCGACGAGACCGTCGACAAGGAGATGAACAACAACGTCTCCCCGATGGCCAAGCAGATCTGCGCCAAGCAGGACATCAAGAAGACCGCAACCGGCTATGTCAGCGATTCCGAATGCAATGTCGCCGGCATCAGCACGACCTCGCATGCTGAGATCACCGGCGATTTCAATTCGGCCTATACGGTGAAGACGTCGTCGCACGCGCAAGGCGGCGCCGCCGGCACGGCAGGCCGCGACACGAGCATGCAGCTCGAAGCGAAATGGCTGGGGGCCTGCAAGCCGGACCAGAAGCCCGGCGATATCGTGATGCCCGGCGGCTTCAAGATGAACGTACGCGACATGGACAAGCTCAAGGCGCTGTTGCCGAAATAG
- the uvrC gene encoding excinuclease ABC subunit UvrC, which produces MVHDSPDNPDDARARKPVRGNAPDVPPQETEAAPDLDPATANGDDEDDARLPDILEESGTVGEEPLATGHEAIERAVRLAPTSPGVYRMLNANADVLYVGKAKNVKKRLSNYARQSAPQPARILRMIAATVTVEIISTHTETEALLLEANLIKQLRPRFNVQLRDDKSFPYILITGDHWAPQILKHRGAQTRPGRYFGPFASAGAVNRTITALQRAFLIRSCTDSFFESRSRPCLLYQIRRCAGPCTREIDFPGYTTLVREASDFLSGRSHAVKQELASEMEKASGELEFESAALYRDRLAALSAIQSQQGINPRTVEEADVFAIHQEGGFSCVEVFFFRTGQNWGNRAYFPRAEKTYTPEEVLGSFLAQFYDDKPPPRNILLSHEIEESELLGNALSIKAGRKVEVSTPKRGEKKELVTHALTNAREALGRKLADTATQSRLLDAMATTLNLTHSPKRIEVYDNSHIQGTNAVGAMIVAGPDGFVKNQYRKFNIKSEGITPGDDFAMMREVLERRFKRLINPPEEGAAKTKDDDFPQWPDLVIIDGGRGQLNAVREIFANLGLTQVALMSVAKGPDRDAGRETLFMPEREAIKLEPRDPVLYFIQRLRDEAHRFVIGSHRKLRKKDIREAGLQEIPGIGPSRKRALLHHFGTLKEIERASITDLGKVPGVSAESARRIFEYFHPQPG; this is translated from the coding sequence ATGGTTCACGATTCCCCCGACAATCCGGACGACGCACGCGCGCGCAAACCCGTGCGCGGCAACGCGCCCGACGTCCCGCCCCAGGAAACGGAAGCGGCGCCCGACCTCGATCCCGCCACCGCGAACGGCGACGACGAGGACGATGCGCGGCTGCCGGACATCCTGGAAGAGAGCGGCACCGTCGGCGAAGAGCCGCTGGCGACCGGGCACGAGGCGATCGAACGCGCGGTCCGCCTCGCCCCCACCTCGCCCGGCGTCTACCGCATGCTCAATGCGAACGCCGACGTGCTCTATGTCGGCAAGGCCAAGAACGTCAAAAAGCGCCTGTCGAACTATGCGCGCCAGAGTGCGCCGCAGCCGGCGCGCATCCTGCGCATGATCGCCGCCACGGTGACCGTGGAAATCATCTCGACCCACACCGAGACCGAAGCGCTGCTGCTGGAAGCCAACCTCATCAAGCAGCTTCGGCCGCGCTTCAACGTGCAGCTGCGCGACGACAAGTCGTTTCCCTATATCCTGATCACGGGCGACCATTGGGCGCCGCAGATCCTGAAGCATCGCGGCGCGCAGACGCGGCCCGGTCGCTATTTCGGCCCGTTCGCCTCGGCCGGCGCCGTCAACCGCACCATCACCGCACTTCAGCGCGCGTTCCTGATCCGCTCCTGCACGGATTCCTTCTTCGAGAGCCGGTCGCGGCCCTGCCTGCTCTACCAGATCCGCCGTTGCGCCGGCCCCTGCACCCGCGAGATCGACTTCCCCGGCTACACGACCCTGGTGCGCGAGGCGAGCGACTTCCTGTCCGGCAGGAGCCATGCGGTGAAACAGGAGCTTGCTAGCGAGATGGAGAAGGCCTCCGGCGAGCTCGAATTCGAGAGCGCCGCGCTCTACCGCGACCGCCTCGCTGCGTTGTCCGCGATCCAGTCGCAGCAGGGCATCAATCCGCGCACGGTGGAAGAAGCCGACGTGTTCGCCATCCACCAGGAGGGCGGCTTCTCATGCGTCGAGGTGTTCTTCTTCCGCACCGGGCAGAACTGGGGCAACCGCGCCTATTTCCCGCGCGCGGAGAAGACGTATACGCCGGAAGAGGTGCTCGGCTCCTTCCTCGCCCAGTTCTATGACGACAAGCCGCCGCCGAGGAACATCCTGCTCTCGCACGAGATCGAGGAGAGCGAGCTGCTCGGCAACGCGCTGTCGATCAAGGCCGGCCGCAAGGTCGAGGTGTCCACGCCGAAGCGCGGCGAGAAGAAGGAGCTCGTCACCCACGCGCTCACCAACGCGCGCGAGGCCTTGGGCCGCAAGCTCGCGGACACCGCGACACAGAGCCGTCTGCTGGACGCCATGGCCACGACCCTGAACCTGACGCATTCGCCGAAGCGGATCGAAGTCTACGACAACAGCCACATCCAGGGCACCAACGCGGTCGGCGCCATGATCGTCGCCGGCCCGGACGGTTTTGTGAAAAACCAGTACCGCAAGTTCAACATCAAGTCGGAAGGGATCACGCCGGGCGACGACTTCGCCATGATGCGCGAGGTGCTCGAGCGCCGTTTCAAGCGCCTGATCAATCCGCCCGAAGAGGGCGCGGCCAAAACCAAGGACGACGACTTCCCGCAATGGCCCGATCTCGTGATCATCGACGGCGGCCGCGGCCAGCTCAACGCGGTCCGGGAAATCTTTGCAAATCTCGGCCTGACCCAGGTGGCGCTGATGTCGGTGGCCAAGGGGCCGGACCGGGATGCCGGCCGCGAGACCCTGTTCATGCCGGAGCGCGAGGCGATAAAGCTGGAGCCGCGCGACCCCGTGCTCTATTTCATCCAACGGCTGCGGGACGAGGCGCACCGCTTCGTCATCGGCTCACACCGCAAGCTGCGCAAGAAGGACATCCGCGAGGCCGGCTTGCAGGAGATTCCGGGCATCGGTCCGTCACGCAAACGTGCCTTGCTGCATCATTTTGGAACCCTGAAGGAGATCGAACGGGCTTCAATCACCGATCTCGGCAAGGTTCCGGGGGTGAGCGCCGAGAGCGCTCGCAGGATTTTCGAGTACTTCCATCCCCAGCCGGGGTGA
- a CDS encoding ribonuclease T2: protein MFHSRLHSFSRLMISLTLAAGLAVLAGGAKAQDKRQNTPGEFDFYVLSLSWSPSFCEEAAERGGRSQIQCSGRPYAFVVHGLWPQYENGFPEYCQRPSPRLNRSIVSSMLDLMPAPGLIFNEWDKHGTCSGLADRSYFETIRKARAAIKIPAEYLDLSQAKTVAPAEVEEAFIKANPGLSNAAVSITCNRTRLSEVRICLSKDLQFRACEEIDRRACRRDQVTMPPIRGG from the coding sequence ATGTTTCATTCCAGATTGCATTCGTTCTCCCGCCTGATGATCTCGCTGACGCTTGCGGCCGGGCTGGCTGTATTGGCCGGTGGCGCCAAGGCCCAGGACAAGCGGCAGAACACGCCCGGCGAATTCGATTTTTATGTGCTGTCGCTGTCGTGGTCGCCCTCCTTCTGCGAAGAGGCGGCGGAGCGCGGCGGCCGCTCGCAGATCCAGTGCAGCGGACGGCCCTACGCTTTCGTGGTCCATGGTCTGTGGCCGCAATATGAGAACGGTTTCCCGGAATATTGCCAGCGGCCGTCGCCGCGGCTGAACCGCAGCATCGTTTCCTCCATGCTCGATTTGATGCCGGCGCCGGGGCTGATCTTCAACGAGTGGGACAAGCACGGCACCTGCTCGGGGCTCGCCGACCGCAGCTATTTCGAGACGATCCGGAAGGCGCGCGCCGCGATCAAGATTCCGGCCGAATATCTCGATTTGTCGCAGGCCAAGACGGTGGCGCCGGCGGAGGTGGAGGAAGCCTTCATCAAGGCGAATCCGGGCCTCAGCAATGCCGCTGTCTCGATCACCTGCAACCGGACGCGACTATCGGAAGTCCGCATCTGCCTCAGCAAGGACCTGCAATTCCGCGCCTGCGAGGAGATCGACCGCCGCGCCTGCCGCCGCGACCAGGTGACGATGCCGCCGATCCGGGGCGGGTAG
- the prmB gene encoding 50S ribosomal protein L3 N(5)-glutamine methyltransferase produces the protein MATTSKKTVRGRAAPKLAKVGRGELLTLIDFVRYAVSRFNEAKLAFAHGTPDPVAEAAFLVCEALHLHPEQFEIFAKARVTAAEGRTIVDLIHQRVTTRRPAAYLVNKIYMRGLPFYVDERVIVPRSFIGELLESHFGGDGEAGSLIDDPSAVERVLDLCTGSGCLAILAAHHFPNATIDAVDISKGAIDVARRNVGEYGLDDRISLHRGDLFATLGDAKYDLIITNPPYVDAEGMAALPPECRAEPKLAFDGGADGLDVVRRILRDTPDHLTPDGGLICEIGRGRELVDEAFPELPLLWLDTEDSEGEVFWIAAADLG, from the coding sequence ATGGCAACAACATCCAAAAAGACCGTGCGCGGCCGCGCCGCGCCAAAGCTCGCGAAAGTGGGCCGCGGCGAGCTTCTCACGCTGATTGATTTCGTCCGCTATGCGGTCAGCCGCTTCAATGAGGCCAAGCTCGCCTTTGCCCATGGCACGCCCGATCCGGTCGCGGAAGCGGCCTTCCTGGTCTGTGAAGCCCTGCATCTGCATCCCGAGCAGTTCGAGATCTTTGCCAAAGCGCGCGTCACGGCCGCCGAGGGCAGGACCATTGTCGATCTCATCCATCAGCGCGTCACCACCCGCAGACCGGCCGCGTATCTCGTCAACAAGATCTACATGCGCGGCCTGCCGTTCTATGTCGACGAGCGCGTCATCGTTCCCCGCTCCTTCATCGGCGAGTTGCTGGAGTCCCATTTCGGCGGCGACGGCGAGGCCGGCTCGCTGATCGACGACCCCAGCGCGGTCGAGCGGGTGCTCGATCTCTGCACGGGATCGGGATGCCTCGCGATTCTGGCCGCGCATCATTTTCCGAACGCTACGATCGACGCCGTCGATATCTCGAAGGGCGCGATCGACGTCGCCAGACGAAATGTCGGCGAATACGGGCTCGATGACCGCATCAGCCTGCATCGCGGCGACCTGTTCGCCACGCTCGGTGACGCCAAATACGACCTGATCATCACCAACCCGCCTTATGTCGATGCCGAAGGCATGGCGGCGCTGCCGCCGGAGTGCCGGGCCGAGCCGAAGCTCGCCTTTGACGGCGGCGCCGACGGTCTCGACGTGGTGCGCCGGATCCTGCGCGACACGCCCGACCACCTGACGCCGGATGGCGGGCTGATCTGCGAGATCGGCCGCGGCCGCGAACTGGTCGACGAGGCCTTTCCCGAACTGCCGCTGCTCTGGCTCGACACCGAGGACTCCGAGGGCGAAGTGTTCTGGATCGCGGCAGCCGATCTCGGCTGA
- the moaD gene encoding molybdopterin converting factor subunit 1, with protein sequence MKVKYFAWVRERIGKAEETIEPPATVRTVEELIAWLSGQSEAYAYAFEKPKVIRAAIDHAHVKSDAAIAGAREIAFFPPMTGG encoded by the coding sequence ATGAAGGTGAAGTACTTCGCCTGGGTGCGCGAGCGCATCGGCAAGGCCGAGGAGACCATCGAGCCGCCCGCGACCGTGCGCACCGTGGAAGAGCTGATCGCCTGGCTATCCGGCCAAAGCGAAGCCTACGCCTACGCATTCGAGAAGCCGAAGGTGATCCGCGCCGCGATCGACCATGCTCACGTCAAGTCGGACGCCGCGATCGCGGGCGCTCGCGAGATCGCGTTCTTCCCGCCGATGACCGGCGGCTAG
- a CDS encoding ATP-binding protein — MSTIDTGLTLLKSAAGRVSAANGWMGNAFKGWMPTGLYARALLIMIVPMVILQSVVAFVFMERHWNTVTRRLSAAVVQDIAALIDVYKGYPQDKDRDQIRRIAQQRLGLVVDFLPAGDMPPPGPKPFFSLLDQTLSVQLGRQIGRSFWIDTVGRSNLVEIRIQLDDAVMRVFAQRSAAYASNSEIFLFWMVGTSSILLIVAVLFLRNQIKPILRLADAAESFGKGREAPNFRPRGAREVRRASVAFLEMKSRIERTMEQRTAMLAGVSHDLRTILTRFKLELALIGDSPEMEGMRKDVDEMSMMLEDYLAFARGDSGEQSQPTDMAQALEELRSDAERHGHIATVAFNGLPVVTVKPASFKRCLANLVTNAARYGKSIAITGQRDHRYLTVTVDDDGPGIPAHLREEVFKPFLRLDNARNQDEGGTGLGLAIARDIARSHGGDITLGDSPMGGLRASVRIPV, encoded by the coding sequence ATGAGCACGATCGATACCGGCCTGACGCTTTTGAAGAGCGCCGCCGGCCGCGTCTCCGCCGCCAATGGCTGGATGGGCAACGCGTTCAAGGGCTGGATGCCGACCGGCCTCTACGCGCGTGCGCTGCTGATCATGATCGTGCCGATGGTGATCCTGCAATCGGTCGTCGCCTTCGTGTTCATGGAGCGGCACTGGAACACGGTGACACGGCGCCTGTCGGCCGCCGTAGTGCAGGACATCGCCGCGCTGATCGACGTCTACAAGGGCTATCCGCAAGACAAGGATCGTGACCAGATCCGCCGCATCGCGCAGCAGCGCCTCGGCCTCGTCGTCGATTTCCTCCCGGCCGGCGACATGCCGCCGCCGGGACCAAAGCCGTTCTTCTCGCTGCTCGACCAGACGCTGTCGGTGCAGCTCGGCCGCCAGATCGGGCGCTCCTTCTGGATCGACACGGTCGGCCGCTCCAACCTCGTCGAGATCCGGATCCAGCTCGACGACGCCGTGATGCGCGTGTTCGCGCAGCGCAGCGCCGCCTATGCCTCGAACTCGGAGATCTTCCTGTTCTGGATGGTCGGAACGTCCTCGATCCTGCTGATCGTCGCGGTGCTATTCCTGCGCAACCAGATCAAGCCGATCCTGCGACTTGCCGACGCCGCCGAAAGTTTTGGCAAGGGCCGGGAGGCGCCGAATTTCCGCCCGCGCGGCGCGCGCGAGGTGCGGCGCGCGTCGGTCGCCTTCCTCGAAATGAAATCGCGCATCGAGCGGACGATGGAGCAGCGCACCGCGATGCTCGCCGGCGTCAGCCACGATCTGCGCACGATCCTGACGCGGTTCAAGCTCGAGCTGGCGCTGATCGGCGACAGCCCCGAGATGGAGGGCATGCGCAAGGACGTCGACGAGATGTCGATGATGCTCGAGGACTACCTCGCGTTTGCCCGCGGCGATTCCGGCGAGCAGTCGCAGCCAACCGACATGGCGCAGGCGCTCGAGGAGCTGCGCAGCGACGCCGAGCGCCACGGCCACATTGCGACCGTCGCGTTCAACGGACTGCCCGTGGTCACGGTGAAGCCGGCCTCGTTCAAGCGCTGCCTCGCCAACCTCGTCACCAACGCCGCTCGCTATGGCAAGAGCATCGCCATCACCGGCCAGCGCGATCACCGTTATTTGACAGTGACGGTCGACGACGACGGGCCGGGCATTCCCGCCCATCTGCGCGAAGAGGTTTTCAAGCCGTTCCTGCGGCTGGACAACGCCCGCAACCAGGACGAAGGCGGCACCGGCCTCGGCCTCGCGATCGCCCGCGACATCGCCCGTTCGCATGGCGGCGACATCACGCTTGGCGACAGCCCGATGGGGGGATTAAGGGCGAGCGTGCGGATACCGGTGTAG
- a CDS encoding outer membrane protein: MKGLVVGAAALAAVGWTASAEAADLNYGQRAPYTVNQPLNAYSWAGPYLGANLGYEWGSVSNNPAKPSGFVGGVQAGYNFQNGPWVFGVEGDIQAAGADDTFAPWKFSNPWFGTLRGRAGYAFSNVLFYGTAGLAFGELRAQTFGWTESHTSAGWTIGAGAEVGFAPNWSAKLEYLYIDLSTSQFAITGVSNGYSASVVRAGVNYRF; this comes from the coding sequence ATGAAGGGGCTCGTTGTGGGCGCAGCCGCGTTGGCTGCAGTCGGCTGGACGGCTTCGGCAGAGGCCGCCGATCTCAATTACGGGCAGCGTGCGCCTTACACGGTCAATCAGCCGCTCAATGCCTATAGCTGGGCTGGTCCGTATCTTGGCGCCAATCTCGGCTACGAATGGGGTTCGGTGAGCAACAATCCCGCAAAGCCGTCAGGCTTCGTCGGCGGCGTTCAGGCCGGCTACAATTTCCAGAACGGCCCATGGGTGTTCGGTGTCGAGGGCGACATCCAGGCCGCCGGTGCCGACGACACCTTCGCGCCGTGGAAGTTCTCCAATCCGTGGTTCGGCACCCTGCGTGGCCGCGCCGGCTACGCCTTCAGCAACGTGCTGTTCTACGGCACGGCGGGCCTCGCCTTCGGCGAGCTGCGCGCGCAGACGTTCGGCTGGACCGAGTCGCACACCAGCGCCGGTTGGACCATCGGTGCCGGCGCGGAAGTCGGGTTCGCGCCGAACTGGAGCGCCAAGCTCGAATATCTCTATATCGATCTGTCGACGAGCCAGTTCGCGATTACGGGCGTGTCAAACGGCTATAGCGCCAGCGTTGTGCGCGCAGGCGTGAACTATCGCTTCTGA
- the pgsA gene encoding CDP-diacylglycerol--glycerol-3-phosphate 3-phosphatidyltransferase, giving the protein MNIATTRGTTSRAMSLPNILTYGRIAAIPVVVGCIYAQSIMDGPLWLRWVAVAIFIAAAVTDYLDGYYARIWNQQSAFGRMLDPIADKLLVASCLLMLAADGIIHGWSLWAAIVILCREILVSGLREYLAALRVSVPVTKLAKWKTTVQLIAIGFLLAGPAGDEVVPMVSMIGLALLWASAILTMYTGYDYFGAGIHHLIKEDEG; this is encoded by the coding sequence ATGAACATCGCCACGACACGAGGGACGACCAGCCGCGCGATGTCCCTCCCGAACATCCTGACCTACGGCCGGATCGCCGCGATCCCGGTCGTGGTCGGGTGCATCTACGCACAGTCGATCATGGACGGCCCACTGTGGCTGCGCTGGGTCGCGGTCGCCATTTTCATCGCGGCTGCGGTCACCGACTACCTCGACGGCTATTACGCGCGGATCTGGAATCAACAATCGGCGTTCGGCCGGATGCTCGATCCGATCGCCGACAAGCTTCTGGTCGCCTCGTGCCTGCTGATGCTGGCCGCCGACGGCATCATTCACGGCTGGTCGCTGTGGGCCGCCATCGTGATCCTGTGCCGCGAGATCCTGGTCTCGGGCCTGCGCGAATATCTTGCCGCGTTGCGCGTCAGCGTGCCCGTGACCAAGCTTGCGAAATGGAAGACGACGGTTCAGCTCATCGCCATCGGCTTCCTGCTGGCTGGTCCGGCCGGCGATGAGGTCGTGCCCATGGTCTCGATGATCGGACTGGCGCTGCTCTGGGCCTCGGCGATCCTCACCATGTACACCGGCTACGATTATTTCGGCGCCGGCATCCATCACCTCATCAAGGAGGATGAGGGATGA
- a CDS encoding YihY/virulence factor BrkB family protein: MPMRRAEQFDSWLLVAATTVFVLTAERYFQDSGMVRPGPPQDHRKGEANSPETSPTGAASQPGRGRRAKSPFAIPWAGWKDVFWRTYQRIDDDRLLATAGGVVFFGLLAIFPAITALVSFYGLFADPSTISSNLQSLAMMLPEGAFQIVEDQVARVVSNGGATLGFTFLFGLVLAIWSANAGVKAIFDAINVAYEEREKRSFIRLNSVSLAFTVGGIVALLLMVGAVVAFPLALNHLGMAPESKTIVALARWPVLFVILLAALAVLYRFAPSRDAPRWQWLSVGAVAAAILWIAGSALLSWYLSEFANYNATYGSLGAAIGLMMWMWMSAIVIMFGAELNSEIERQTLRDTTTGAPKPLGTRQAVSADTVGAAVPS; the protein is encoded by the coding sequence ATGCCTATGCGGCGCGCCGAACAATTTGACAGCTGGCTGTTAGTGGCAGCCACGACCGTGTTCGTGCTCACCGCGGAACGGTATTTCCAGGATTCCGGCATGGTCCGGCCGGGACCTCCGCAAGACCACCGCAAAGGCGAGGCGAATTCGCCGGAAACGAGCCCGACGGGTGCCGCCTCGCAGCCCGGCCGCGGCCGCCGCGCGAAAAGCCCGTTCGCGATCCCTTGGGCAGGCTGGAAGGACGTCTTCTGGCGCACCTATCAGCGCATCGACGACGATCGCCTGCTCGCGACCGCCGGCGGCGTCGTCTTTTTCGGGCTGCTCGCGATCTTTCCCGCGATCACGGCTCTGGTTTCGTTCTATGGCCTCTTCGCCGACCCCTCGACGATCAGTTCCAACCTGCAGTCGCTCGCGATGATGCTGCCCGAAGGCGCGTTCCAGATCGTCGAGGACCAGGTCGCCCGGGTCGTGTCGAACGGCGGCGCGACCCTTGGTTTCACTTTCCTGTTTGGCCTCGTACTCGCGATCTGGAGCGCCAATGCCGGCGTCAAGGCCATCTTCGACGCCATCAACGTCGCCTATGAAGAGCGTGAAAAGCGCAGCTTCATCCGGCTGAACTCAGTCTCACTGGCTTTCACGGTCGGTGGCATCGTTGCCCTGCTGCTGATGGTGGGCGCCGTCGTTGCCTTCCCGCTCGCGCTCAATCACCTCGGCATGGCGCCCGAAAGCAAGACGATCGTGGCGCTGGCGCGATGGCCGGTGCTCTTCGTCATTCTTCTTGCGGCGCTCGCCGTCCTCTACCGCTTCGCGCCCAGCCGCGACGCCCCGCGCTGGCAATGGCTGAGCGTCGGCGCGGTGGCGGCCGCGATCCTCTGGATCGCCGGCTCGGCACTGCTGTCATGGTATCTCTCGGAATTCGCCAATTACAATGCGACCTACGGCTCGCTCGGCGCTGCGATCGGTTTGATGATGTGGATGTGGATGTCGGCCATCGTCATCATGTTCGGGGCCGAGCTGAATTCGGAGATCGAACGGCAGACCCTGCGCGACACGACCACGGGGGCGCCCAAGCCGCTTGGCACCCGCCAGGCCGTCTCGGCCGACACGGTCGGCGCCGCAGTGCCATCCTGA
- a CDS encoding cold-shock protein translates to MAMTGTVKFFNGERGYGFIKPDDGGRDVFVHITAVERAGLKDLAEGQRITFEVEPDKKGKGPKAVDLVILP, encoded by the coding sequence ATGGCCATGACGGGAACGGTCAAGTTTTTCAACGGTGAGCGCGGCTACGGATTCATCAAACCGGACGACGGGGGCCGCGACGTCTTCGTGCATATTACTGCTGTGGAGCGGGCCGGACTGAAGGACCTCGCCGAAGGACAGCGTATTACTTTCGAAGTCGAACCGGACAAGAAGGGCAAGGGGCCGAAGGCGGTCGATTTGGTCATCCTTCCCTAG
- a CDS encoding phage holin family protein has protein sequence MLAPSGELLRAGVALKLNHLKRAAQSYARDRSNQATGRMTSYATAAGLLAVAGLFVVAAFFVGLIALYRWVAIHYGQFWGFGAVGGVLLILAASCAGVAMAQMKRKTKPIVPLASRLRVAIATPRIPRGTVKQAVKEVATTIPLAPLAPGERGHQPGHGGSTWPARSNRPVQLGLMLAAVGLVGLTAARRRRHGHGAET, from the coding sequence ATGCTTGCGCCATCGGGCGAATTGCTGCGCGCCGGCGTCGCGCTCAAGCTCAACCATCTCAAGCGCGCCGCCCAATCCTATGCCCGTGACCGGAGCAATCAAGCCACAGGGCGCATGACGTCGTACGCGACTGCGGCCGGACTTCTCGCGGTTGCGGGCTTGTTCGTCGTCGCAGCCTTCTTCGTCGGCCTGATCGCGCTGTACCGCTGGGTTGCAATCCATTACGGGCAATTCTGGGGGTTCGGCGCCGTTGGCGGCGTGCTTCTGATCCTGGCCGCCTCCTGCGCCGGCGTGGCCATGGCCCAGATGAAGCGCAAGACCAAGCCGATCGTGCCGCTCGCCAGCCGCCTGCGCGTGGCGATCGCCACCCCGCGCATCCCGCGCGGAACGGTGAAACAGGCGGTGAAAGAGGTCGCCACGACAATTCCCCTGGCGCCGCTCGCGCCGGGCGAACGAGGACATCAACCAGGACATGGCGGCAGCACGTGGCCGGCTCGGTCCAACCGGCCCGTGCAACTCGGGCTGATGCTCGCGGCCGTTGGGCTGGTCGGGCTCACGGCCGCGCGCCGGCGGCGTCACGGCCACGGAGCGGAGACCTGA
- a CDS encoding molybdenum cofactor biosynthesis protein MoaE translates to MPVTTCPVTIRIQQDDFDIAREIAVLTGNRTDIGAVVSFSGICRGDEDSAKIAALSLEHYPGMAEEEIRRHADEATSRWPLNGVTVIHRVGRFMPGQNIVLVLTASQHRQAAFQAAEFLMDYLKTNAPFWKKEESATGTGWVEAQARDDEAAARWTRS, encoded by the coding sequence ATGCCCGTCACCACCTGCCCGGTCACCATCCGTATCCAGCAAGACGATTTCGACATCGCGCGCGAGATCGCGGTGCTGACCGGGAACCGCACCGACATCGGTGCGGTCGTGAGCTTTTCGGGCATCTGCCGCGGCGACGAGGACAGCGCGAAGATCGCCGCGCTCTCGCTCGAGCACTATCCGGGCATGGCCGAGGAAGAGATCAGGCGCCATGCCGACGAGGCCACCTCGCGCTGGCCCCTCAACGGGGTCACGGTGATCCATCGCGTCGGCCGTTTCATGCCCGGCCAGAACATCGTGCTGGTGCTGACCGCCTCGCAGCACCGCCAGGCAGCGTTCCAGGCAGCCGAGTTCCTGATGGATTATCTCAAGACCAACGCGCCGTTCTGGAAGAAGGAAGAGAGCGCCACCGGCACCGGCTGGGTCGAGGCCCAGGCCCGCGACGACGAAGCCGCCGCACGCTGGACCCGATCCTGA